Proteins from one Sabethes cyaneus chromosome 2, idSabCyanKW18_F2, whole genome shotgun sequence genomic window:
- the LOC128736684 gene encoding uncharacterized protein LOC128736684, with the protein MLYTLLILFLIALLLCDYRMKQGEAYRAACQYPGGAMLPLLGNLLEVLVRDPVKAFEYARSSAMKYGQTYRHWIFGDVILNITRAKETELILSSTKHTSKSIVYRFLAPLMGDGLLCSKGDKWKTRRRILSPAFHFNILNDFLLVFQEEANKLVNALEADADRKREVVLQSIITRFTLNTICETAMGVKLDSYKDADRYRSKVYDVGELIVHRTMTPWLHGDGMYNFLGYLQPLERAIEPIHEFTRSIIGQKREIMIKKPSSAKIFVIFRYFGTKQRYAMLNTLLIAEANNEIDETGIREEVDTFMFEGHDTTAAGIIFALLLLANEQDAQEKVYEEFRSVQSTKTKHEVFTTMDYNNLKYLDRFIKESLRLYPPVAFISRSVSDKLKIDSTTFPHGTMTNIHIFDLHRDPAQFPDPEKFDPDRFLTEVAAKRNPYAYVPFSAGPRNCIGQKYALLEMKTIICALLDRYRILPITTREEVIFMADLVLRAKSPIKVLFVKRDTIKESITESKTFDLARTWPKIYGGSYRFWLNEWLFALNIVRVRELEPLLSSTKNIDKSMLYHFLHPFLGLGLLTSTGPKWLQRRRILTPTFHFNILTGFHKVFLEECEQLLQTLEKQASCGEPTKLQSEMSRFTLSTICETSMGVKLNSVEGGEVYRQKLYEIGELLVYRLMRPWIHSDFTAQLSGYFSAFKKLTDPVHSFTKKIIKQRREQFYQMSDKLEDISEDNIYTNTKKRYAMLDSLLLAEKKGQIAEEGIREEVDTFTFEGHDTTAAALVFIFFQLALEPAVQEQMYQEICEVRSRKPAEDKWFSQQDYMEMKFVDRAVKECLRMWPPVAFISRGITEDIVLADGDVIPAGCIANVHIFDLHRDPEQFPNPDVFDADRFLPENVERRNPYAYVPFSAGPRNCIGQKYAMMELKVVVAHTLLQFKVLPKTRLEEINFVADLVLRSTNPIEVRFVKR; encoded by the exons ATGTTGTAcacattgctgatattgtttCTGATCGCGTTGCTGCTTTGCGACTACCGAATGAAGCAAGGGGAAGCGTATCGTGCTGCCTGCCAATACCCTGGAGGGGCCATGTTGCCACTGCTGGGAAACCTCCTAGAAGTTTTAGTTAGAGATCCTG TGAAAGCATTCGAGTACGCTCGATCGAGTgcaatgaaatatggccaaACGTACCGACATTGGATCTTCGGCGATGTCATCCTGAACATCACCAGGGCAAAGGAAACGGAGTTGATTCTTTCCAGTACAAAACACACCAGCAAAAGCATCGTCTATCGGTTTCTAGCACCGCTCATGGGTGATGGACTGCTGTGCAGTAAGGGTGACAAGTGGAAAACTCGAAGACGGATCCTATCGCCGGCATTCCACTTCAACATATTGAACGATTTTCTTTTGGTGTTTCAAGAAGAGGCCAATAAGCTGGTGAACGCCCTGGAAGCTGATGCCGACCGGAAGCGTGAAGTTGTGCTTCAGTCGATCATTACAAGATTTACACTGAACACAATTTGTG AAACCGCGATGGGTGTGAAGCTGGACTCCTACAAGGACGCAGACCGATACCGCTCGAAAGTGTACGATGTTGGAGAATTGATCGTTCACCGAACGATGACTCCGTGGTTGCACGGTGATGGCATGTACAATTTTTTAGGTTATCTACAGCCCCTAGAACGTGCCATTGAACCTATTCATGAGTTCACGAGAAGTATTATAGGACAAAAGCGGGAAATTATGATAAAGAAACCTTC AAGTGCTAAGATATTTGTCATTTTCAGATACTTTGGAACAAAGCAGCGTTACGCTATGTTGAATACTCTTCTGATAGCTGAAGCTAATAACGAGATTGACGAGACCGGTATACGGGAAGAAGTGGATACATTCATGTTTGAAG GGCACGATACAACGGCAGCCGGAATAATATTCGCACTGCTTTTGCTGGCCAACGAGCAGGATGCGCAGGAGAAAGTCTACGAAGAATTCCGATCAGTGCAGTCAACGAAAACCAAACACGAAGTGTTCACAACAATGGACTACAACAATCTAAAGTATCTGGATCGCTTTATTAAAGAATCACTTCGGTTGTACCCACCGGTGGCGTTCATCTCCCGTAGTGTTTCCGATAAATTAAAAATCG ATTCCACCACATTCCCCCACGGAACGATGACTAACATTCACATCTTCGATCTGCACCGTGATCCGGCGCAATTTCCCGACCCGGAAAAGTTCGACCCCGACCGGTTTCTCACGGAGGTGGCCGCCAAACGGAATCCGTACGCATACGTACCGTTCAGTGCGGGCCCGCGCAATTGCATTGGCCAAAAGTATGCACTACTGGAGATGAAAACCATCATCTGCGCCCTACTGGACCGGTATCGGATTCTTCCGATAACCACACGCGAAGAGGTTATCTTTATGGCGGACCTGGTGCTGCGGGCAAAGTCTCCGATCAAAGTTCTGTTCGTCAAGCGGGATACTATAAAAGAAAGCATCACCGAAT CCAAAACGTTCGACTTGGCACGCACTTGGCCAAAAATTTATGGCGGTTCCTATCGGTTCTGGTTGAACGAATGGCTCTTTGCTCTGAACATTGTAAGGGTTCGTGAACTGGAACCACTGCTGTCCAGCACGAAAAATATCGACAAAAGTATGCTGTACCATTTCTTGCACCCCTTTCTTGGGCTTGGTCTGCTGACCAGTACCGGTCCAAAATGGCTCCAGCGGCGCCGGATATTAACACCAACGTTTCATTTCAACATTCTGACCGGATTTCACAAAGTGTTCCTAGAAGAGTGTGAGCAACTTTTACAAACACTGGAGAAGCAAGCCAGCTGCGGCGAGCCTACTAAGCTTCAGTCCGAAATGTCACGTTTCACGTTGAGTACGATTTGtg AAACTTCAATGGGTGTCAAACTGAATTCCGTGGAAGGTGGAGAAGTATATCGGCAGAAACTGTACGAGATTGGTGAACTGCTGGTTTACCGGTTGATGCGTCCTTGGATACACAGTGACTTTACTGCTCAACTCAGCGGTTATTTTTCTGCCTTCAAAAAACTTACAGACCCCGTTCATTCGTTCACTAAGAAAATCATCAAACAaaggagagagcaattttatcagATGTCGGACAAGCTGGAAGATATTTCCGAGGATAACAT TTACACTAACACGAAGAAACGGTACGCAATGCTGGACTCCCTTTTACTGGCCGAAAAGAAGGGACAGATTGCAGAAGAAGGAATCCGTGAGGAAGTCGATACGTTCACCTTCGAGGGTCACGATACTACTGCAGCAGCTTTGGTGTTCATATTTTTCCAACTGGCACTTGAACCCGCCGTTCAAGAACAGATGTATCAGGAGATTTGCGAAGTTCGTTCCCGTAAGCCGGCCGAGGACAAATGGTTCAGCCAGCAGGACTACATGGAAATGAAGTTTGTAGACCGGGCAGTGAAAGAGTGTCTACGTATGTGGCCACCGGTTGCATTTATATCAAGGGGCATTACCGAAGATATCGTATTAGCAGACGGTGATGTCATACCGGCCGGTTGTATTGCCAATGTTCACATCTTTGATTTGCATCGTGATCCGGAGCAGTTTCCAAATCCGGATGTGTTCGATGCAGATCGTTTCTTACCGGAGAACGTAGAGCGCAGGAATCCGTACGCATACGTCCCGTTCAGCGCAGGGCCCAGAAACTGCATTGGTCAGAAGTACGCGATGATGGAGTTAAAGGTCGTAGTGGCGCACACCCTGCTGCAGTTCAAGGTGCTTCCCAAGACTCGTTTGGAGGAGATTAATTTTGTGGCGGACTTGGTACTACGAAGTACCAACCCAATTGAAGTTAGGTTCGTTAAACGTTAG
- the LOC128737432 gene encoding uncharacterized aarF domain-containing protein kinase 5 isoform X1, protein MIQTNCKTCIRLFVRNFCRHSQQSTRIPPAAKRKWKSRHIALGTTTGLLVGSVAVDGLRNDFENVQSIQRFGRSLVIGASISADYAWTLWGMEETDSDYAATISKVHQRSAEKILQGCLANGGLYIKLGQGVAAVNHIIPKEYVQTLRKLEDQCLTRKPDEVRSLFQDDFGKAPEEIFESFVYEPIAAASLAQVFEGVTKDGQRVAIKVQYADLRKRFNGDLRTILFLQDVIAFIHKNYNFGWIVRDLQSTLREELDFVHEGKNAEKCANDLRKHSHIYVPKVLWEYTNKRVLTTEFIDGCKISDRESLRRLNINIAKLDVALFRAFAEQIFSTGFVHADPHPGNIFVRRDPRSGNPQLVLLDHGLYGRLNGEICHNLCRFWEAIVLKDHKAMKKYALALKVNDYRTFAEILLQRPLELKGARLTTGLTDEDLAYMTKQAKEHFDKVMETLRSMPRHIILVIRNLNTIRSIAMDHGDLVDRPKVMARCAIAALRQASGNSIRNFFYSAFRRVNFEYQLWKFSIQYWLITSYLKFLTSLGRAPDTTHLLNVTVDV, encoded by the exons ATGATTCAAACAAATTGCAAAACGTGCATCAGATTATTCGTGAGAAATTTTTGCCGACATAGTCAACAGTCAACCAGAATCCCGCCAGCAGcaaaacgaaaatggaaatcTCGACACATTGCGCTCGGAACAACCACCGGTCTATTGGTTGGGTCAGTAGCGGTCGATGGCCTACGCAACGATTTCGAAAATGTACAAAGTATTCAACGATTCGGTAGATCTTTAGTAATCGGCGCTAGTATTTCAGCAGATTATGCCTGGACTCTATGGGGCATGGAAGAAACAGATTCTGATTACGCAGCCACAATTTCCAAAGTACACCAGAGATCGGCGGAAAAGATACTGCAAGGTTGCCTGGCCAACGGAGGGTTGTACATCAAATTAGGTCAGGGTGTTGCTGCCGTCAATCATATCATTCCGAAGGAATATGTACAAACGTTACGGAAACTGGAAGACCAATGTTTAACTAGAAAGCCTGACGAGGTTCGCTCGTTGTTTCAGGATGATTTTGGGAAAGCACCTGAGGAAATTTTCGAAAGCTTCGTGTACGAGCCTATTGCAGCGGCTAGTTTGGCGCAAGTTTTCGAAGGCGTTACCAAGGACGGCCAAAGAGTTGCTATCAAAGTACAGTACGCGGATTTGAGGAAACGATTCAACGGAGATCTGCGAACTATTCTGTTTCTACAGGACGTTATCGCGTTCATACATAAAAATTACAACTTTGGTTGGATCGTTAGAGATTTGCAGAGCACTCTTCGCGAAGAGCTCGATTTCGTACACGAAGGCAAAAATGCTGAAAAGTGCGCCAACGATTTAAGGAAACACAGTCACATATACGTACCGAAGGTACTATGGGAATATACTAACAAG CGCGTACTGACGACCGAATTCATAGACGGCTGCAAGATAAGTGACCGTGAAAGCTTGCGTCGCCTCAACATAAACATCGCGAAACTGGATGTCGCTTTATTCCGAGCATTTGCGGAGCAAATATTCAGTACCGGTTTTGTTCATGCAGATCCGCACCCGGGCAACATATTCGTGCGTCGGGATCCGCGCAGCGGCAATCCGCAACTGGTTCTTCTAGATCATGGATTGTACGGTAGACTGAACGGGGAGATCTGCCACAATTTGTGTCGTTTCTGGGAAGCAATTGTCCTCAAGGATCACAAAGCTATGAAAAAGTACGCACTGGCACTAAAAGTGAACGATTATCGTACATTTGCGGAAATATTGCTCCAGAGACCGTTGGAGCTGAAGGGTGCACGCTTAACCACCGGCCTAACGGATGAAGATCTGGCTTACATGACCAAACAGGCTAAGGAACACTTCGATAAGGTGATGGAAACGCTCCGAAGTATGCCGAGACATATTATTCTTGTTATACG AAATTTGAACACTATTCGCTCGATTGCGATGGACCATGGGGACTTGGTGGATCGTCCCAAAGTGATGGCGCGTTGCGCGATTGCTGCACTGCGGCAAGCAAGTGGAAATAGCATTAGGAATTTCTTTTACTCAGCGTTTAGACGCGTCAATTTTGAGTACCAGCTGTG GAAATTTTCGATTCAGTACTGGCTCATAACAAgctatttaaaatttttgacgAGTTTGGGACGGGCGCCGGATACAACACACTTATTGAATGTGACAGTTGACGTATGA
- the LOC128737432 gene encoding uncharacterized aarF domain-containing protein kinase 5 isoform X2 codes for MEETDSDYAATISKVHQRSAEKILQGCLANGGLYIKLGQGVAAVNHIIPKEYVQTLRKLEDQCLTRKPDEVRSLFQDDFGKAPEEIFESFVYEPIAAASLAQVFEGVTKDGQRVAIKVQYADLRKRFNGDLRTILFLQDVIAFIHKNYNFGWIVRDLQSTLREELDFVHEGKNAEKCANDLRKHSHIYVPKVLWEYTNKRVLTTEFIDGCKISDRESLRRLNINIAKLDVALFRAFAEQIFSTGFVHADPHPGNIFVRRDPRSGNPQLVLLDHGLYGRLNGEICHNLCRFWEAIVLKDHKAMKKYALALKVNDYRTFAEILLQRPLELKGARLTTGLTDEDLAYMTKQAKEHFDKVMETLRSMPRHIILVIRNLNTIRSIAMDHGDLVDRPKVMARCAIAALRQASGNSIRNFFYSAFRRVNFEYQLWKFSIQYWLITSYLKFLTSLGRAPDTTHLLNVTVDV; via the exons ATGGAAGAAACAGATTCTGATTACGCAGCCACAATTTCCAAAGTACACCAGAGATCGGCGGAAAAGATACTGCAAGGTTGCCTGGCCAACGGAGGGTTGTACATCAAATTAGGTCAGGGTGTTGCTGCCGTCAATCATATCATTCCGAAGGAATATGTACAAACGTTACGGAAACTGGAAGACCAATGTTTAACTAGAAAGCCTGACGAGGTTCGCTCGTTGTTTCAGGATGATTTTGGGAAAGCACCTGAGGAAATTTTCGAAAGCTTCGTGTACGAGCCTATTGCAGCGGCTAGTTTGGCGCAAGTTTTCGAAGGCGTTACCAAGGACGGCCAAAGAGTTGCTATCAAAGTACAGTACGCGGATTTGAGGAAACGATTCAACGGAGATCTGCGAACTATTCTGTTTCTACAGGACGTTATCGCGTTCATACATAAAAATTACAACTTTGGTTGGATCGTTAGAGATTTGCAGAGCACTCTTCGCGAAGAGCTCGATTTCGTACACGAAGGCAAAAATGCTGAAAAGTGCGCCAACGATTTAAGGAAACACAGTCACATATACGTACCGAAGGTACTATGGGAATATACTAACAAG CGCGTACTGACGACCGAATTCATAGACGGCTGCAAGATAAGTGACCGTGAAAGCTTGCGTCGCCTCAACATAAACATCGCGAAACTGGATGTCGCTTTATTCCGAGCATTTGCGGAGCAAATATTCAGTACCGGTTTTGTTCATGCAGATCCGCACCCGGGCAACATATTCGTGCGTCGGGATCCGCGCAGCGGCAATCCGCAACTGGTTCTTCTAGATCATGGATTGTACGGTAGACTGAACGGGGAGATCTGCCACAATTTGTGTCGTTTCTGGGAAGCAATTGTCCTCAAGGATCACAAAGCTATGAAAAAGTACGCACTGGCACTAAAAGTGAACGATTATCGTACATTTGCGGAAATATTGCTCCAGAGACCGTTGGAGCTGAAGGGTGCACGCTTAACCACCGGCCTAACGGATGAAGATCTGGCTTACATGACCAAACAGGCTAAGGAACACTTCGATAAGGTGATGGAAACGCTCCGAAGTATGCCGAGACATATTATTCTTGTTATACG AAATTTGAACACTATTCGCTCGATTGCGATGGACCATGGGGACTTGGTGGATCGTCCCAAAGTGATGGCGCGTTGCGCGATTGCTGCACTGCGGCAAGCAAGTGGAAATAGCATTAGGAATTTCTTTTACTCAGCGTTTAGACGCGTCAATTTTGAGTACCAGCTGTG GAAATTTTCGATTCAGTACTGGCTCATAACAAgctatttaaaatttttgacgAGTTTGGGACGGGCGCCGGATACAACACACTTATTGAATGTGACAGTTGACGTATGA
- the LOC128738960 gene encoding maternal effect protein staufen-like gives MIHGHPPQPPQPAPHHMAHPQMQPPPPPHQAPPPPHMPHLTNVPPPNVPLPAAMPQPPRDHPGPRISNRHHHYHRVPAGNEHHHSMPAPPHMPIQQQQQQQQPQHGSRKPSAQHYGSGGASSKAMGHPPKPLPYGTSNNSSHHQHSHHQHHQHTNHHSHHGHLNHHGTGAIPVVSAAGPGGSKTRMIPAHEPKINHSHSNAVPQNNTSNAIVVHQSDPVQLSGGIPSSATPILTKDNSSNAAVSSIQTNSASGTGTGLVVVSSGGGGGGGGAGTGGGGGGGGPIIGGPTTSVVANVVCTSDGNLNDSTSQSQLQQTSQLLSSVPETLANTKEKTPMCLVNELARYNKIQHQYRLTGESGPAHKKQFTVTLKLGDEEYTAEGPSIKKAQHSAADEAIGATKYKHPPVKIIRIRSGGKTNNSNITPTVELNALAMKRGEPTVYETEQVLTTIPPKYGTSNRPPPPNHNSQATAGGGGGGGVGGGSVAGGPNFFSVPPPATHYGGYHRNNQMFNNPPPNGLRYGAPPHRRNPIGSKTDYPRGYYYNHHMPAMTVPEVYKVTLHVGERKFLGEGHTLQAARHDAAARALEVLKPITPDTTSAPPEYHDTSIDSDDPNSELKSPISLVHEMALKRKLTVQFEIYNEKGPPHMKVFTTRCWVGNIVTEGEGNGKKLSKKRAAEKMLDELKKLPPPSPEKSTRAMLKQKRKVTLPKKKTRNLIKEKADEDPTDMMNPISRLMQIQQARKEKEPNYVLVEERGVARRREFVMEVTASGHSTTGIGPTKKLAKKVAADNLLVMLGCGRTTVVNTSTSPNKENMSGSANEIGEKFPRKVTFIEAAASAPPPTGKPAGGSGGRQIVPGVLQLNSGISSKTHSNVPVKEYPQESNTSVDVDVSYADGSSKSSAGTGSSTMNGTPSGALAASSTSCSNPDVGRKKEQLMYLAQLLKFEVTFSDFPKGNHGEFLTLVTLSTEPPQLCHGSGASLEESHDEAARGALEILSKIGLDNVKPKGSGMAAPPGRDESKSKSALSNGLQK, from the exons ATGATACACGGCCATCCTCCCCAGCCACCGCAGCCAGCTCCTCATCATATGGCTCATCCGCAAATGCAGCCACCGCCACCACCGCATCAGGCACCGCCGCCACCGCATATGCCTCATCTGACGAACGTTCCACCGCCGAATGTTCCGCTTCCGGCCGCTATGCCGCAGCCGCCCAGGGATCATCCCGGACCAAG GATTAGTAACCGGCATCATCATTACCATCGTGTCCCGGCTGGCAATGAACATCATCATTCGATGCCGGCTCCACCGCACATGCCgatccaacagcagcagcagcagcagcaaccacagCACGGCTCCAGGAAACCTTCCGCACAGCACTATGGCAGCGGTGGTGCGTCCTCGAAAGCGATGGGTCATCCCCCGAAGCCGCTACCGTACGGcaccagcaacaacagcagccatCATCAGCATTCACATCATCAGCATCACCAGCACACCAACCATCACAGTCATCATGGCCATCTTAATCATCATGGTACCGGTGCGATTCCGGTGGTGTCGGCGGCTGGTCCAGGGGGATCCAAAACACGCATGATTCCAGCCCATGAAC CTAAAATCAATCACAGTCACAGCAACGCAGTTCCTCAAAACAACACATCGAATGCAATAGTGGTTCATCAGTCTGACCCCGTTCAGCTATCCGGAGGAATACCCTCCTCTGCCACTCCTATTCTAACAAAAGACAATAGTAGCAACGCCGCCGTTAGCAGTATTCAGACTAACAGTGCCAGTGGTACTGGCACTGGACTAGTTGTCGTTAGCAGTGGTGGTGGCGGCGGAGGGGGAGGAGCTGGaacaggaggaggaggaggaggaggtggTCCCATTATAGGCGGACCAACTACCTCCGTGGTAGCTAACGTGGTCTGCACATCCGATGGCAACCTGAATGATTCAACCTCACAGTCACAGCTGCAGCAAACCTCCCAATTGCTGTCGTCTGTGCCAGAAACCTTGGCAAACACTAAAGAGAAAACCCCAATGTGTTTAGTTAATGAATTAGCACGGTATAACAAAATTCAGCACCAGTATCGGCTGACCGGGGAGTCGGGCCCGGCGCATAAGAAACAATTCACCGTCACGCTCAAGCTGGGCGATGAAGAGTACACTGCGGAAGGCCCGAGCATCAAAAAGGCACAGCACAGTGCGGCCGATGAAGCAATCGGTGCCACCAAATACAAACATCCGCCGGTTAAAATTATTCGCATCAGATCTGGTGGCAAAACGAACAACAGTAACATTACGCCGACGGTGGAGCTGAACGCTTTGGCAATGAAACGAGGCGAACCGACCGTGTACGAAACGGAACAG gtTCTCACAACTATACCCCCTAAATACGGTACTAGTAATCGCCCTCCACCACCTAATCACAATTCACAAGCGACCGCGGGTgggggtggtggtggtggtgttggTGGTGGTAGTGTTGCTGGTGGGCCTAACTTTTTCTCAGTTCCTCCGCCAGCAACTCATTACGGAGGTTATCATAGAAACAATCAAATGTTCAATAATCCTCCGCCAAATGGGTTACGATATGGTGCTCCACCGCATAGACGCAACCCGATTGGCAGCAAAACGGATTACCCGCGCGGATACTACTATAACCACCACATGCCAGCAATGACCGTGCCAGAAGTGTATAAAGTTACTCTACACGTGGGAGAGCGAAAATTTTTGGGCGAAGGACACACGCTTCAAGCAGCAAGACACGATGCGGCCGCACGTGCCCTTGAAGTATTGAAGCCGATCACTCCCGACACGACCAGTGCTCCACCCGAATACCACGATACTTCGATCGACAGCGATGACCCTAACTCGGAGCTTAAGTCTCCGATCTCGCTTGTACACGAGATGGCCCTAAAGCGCAAACTCACTGTCCAATTTGAGATTTATAACGAAAAAGGTCCTCCACATATGAAAGTTTTCACGACACGTTGTTGGGTGGGTAACATTGTGACGGAAGGTGAAGGGAACGGCAAAAAACTGTCTAAGAAACGAGCGGCGGAAAAGATGTTGGATGAGCTGAAGAAGCTTCCACCGCCTTCACCGGAAAAGAGCACCCGTGCAATGCTGAAACAGAAGCGCAAAGTTACGCTACCGAAGAAGAAAACGCGTAATCTCATAAAGGAAAAGGCGGATGAAGATCCCACGGACATGATGAATCCCATCAGCCGACTGATGCAGATTCAGCAGGCGCGCAAGGAAAAGGAACCGAACTATGTGCTGGTAGAGGAACGCGGTGTCGCTCGACGGCGTGAGTTTGTCATGGAAGTGACCGCTAGCGGTCATAGCACTACCGGCATTGGGCCAACGAAAAAGTTAGCCAAAAAAGTGGCAGCCGACAATCTGCTGGTGATGCTCGGCTGTGGCCGAACTACGGTGGTAAACACGTCGACGTCCCCCAACAAGGAAAACATGTCCGGCAGTGCTAACGAGATAGGGGAAAAATTCCCCCGGAAGGTAACGTTTATCGAAGCTGCGGCCAGCGCGCCGCCGCCGACTGGAAAACCGGCAGGAGGCAGCGGTGGACGGCAGATCGTGCCGGGAGTGCTGCAGTTGAATTCCG GAATATCAAGCAAAACTCATTCCAATGTTCCAGTCAAGGAGTATCCACAGGAAAGTAATACCAGTGTCGATGTGGATGTTTCATATGCGGATGGTTCGTCTAAGTCGTCAGCCGGAACCGGTTCTAGTACAATGAATGGCACCCCTAGTGGTGCTTTGGCAGCTAGTTCAACGTCGTGTTCgaacccggacgtcggtcgaaAGAAGGAACAGCTCATGTATTTGGCTCAACTGTTAAAGTTTGAA GTAACATTCTCGGACTTCCCGAAGGGTAACCACGGCGAGTTTCTCACGCTGGTAACGCTGTCTACCGAACCGCCCCAGCTGTGCCATGGTAGTGGCGCCAGTCTGGAGGAATCGCACGACGAAGCCGCCCGGGGAGCGCTGGAAATTCTCAGCAAAATCGGGCTCGATAACGTGAAGCCCAAAGGCAGTGGAATGGCCGCCCCACCCGGAAGAGACGAAAGTAAGTCGAAATCTGCGTTGAGCAATGGGTTGCAAAAGTAG